From the genome of Gracilinanus agilis isolate LMUSP501 chromosome 2, AgileGrace, whole genome shotgun sequence, one region includes:
- the FITM2 gene encoding acyl-coenzyme A diphosphatase FITM2, translating to MEHLERCAWFIRTTLVRAAVRRYLPWTLLAFMLCGSLVKEYSPLPPSYLSNKRNVLNVYFVKVAWGWTFILLLPFIALTNYHLTGKAGVVLRRLCTLLVGTVIWYVTTTVFWNIEHYTGSCYKSSALESIQKEFNSKEECRKGGGFWQGFDISGHSFLLTYCVLSIVEEMAVLQDVKMDRNHNMHFALTSLVVALGCLTYIWVWMFLCTSVYFHDLSQKVFGTLFGLVGWHGTYGFWYRKPFSPGLPPQSTNLNLKQDSYKK from the exons ATGGAGCATCTGGAACGTTGCGCCTGGTTCATAAGGACTACTCTGGTGCGGGCGGCCGTGCGGCGCTACCTGCCCTGGACACTGCTCGCCTTCATGCTGTGCGGCTCCCTTGTTAAGGAATACTCTCCATTGCCCCCGAGCTACCTCAGCAACAAGCGCAATGTTCTCAACGT GTATTTTGTCAAAGTGGCCTGGGGCTGGACCTTCATTCTCCTCCTGCCTTTCATTGCCCTCACCAACTATCATCTGACAGGGAAGGCTGGTGTGGTCCTCAGGCGGCTGTGCACACTTCTGGTGGGGACAGTAATATGGTATGTGACCACAACTGTCTTCTGGAACATTGAGCACTACACAGGCAGCTGTTACAAATCATCTGCCCTGGAAAGTATACAAAAAGAGTTTAACAGCAAGGAGGAATGCCGTAAAGGTGGCGGTTTCTGGCAAGGCTTTGACATCTCTGGCCACTCCTTCCTTCTGACCTACTGTGTTCTGTCCATTGTGGAGGAGATGGCTGTTCTACAAGATGTCAAGATGGACAGGAACCATAACATGCACTTCGCTCTCACCTCCTTGGTTGTTGCCTTGGGCTGCTTGACATACATCTGGGTTTGGATGTTCCTTTGCACTTCTGTTTATTTTCATGACCTGTCCCAGAAGGTTTTTGGTACCCTGTTTGGCTTGGTGGGCTGGCATGGAACATATGGCTTTTGGTACCGGAAACCCTTTTCTCCTGGACTTCCTCCACAGAGTACCAATCTGAATTTGAAGCAAGATAGCTACAAGAAGTAA